taataatattattttgtaatttaaaaaaaaattaaattatttattatattttatataaaaattataataataagaaagattATCGATTCAAACGGAGCCCGCGTAATTGTTATCGGATTAGATCCTTGTACTGACTTTCTTGTCCAGTTGTCTGTATGTCTGATGCATTGAACCAAAAATAGACAAGTCATGTCACATGTGATAGTGGTCGTGTTAATTGCGGCCACGAACACGGAGTCTCGGAATATGAAGGAGCACGTATAATTAAAATGGGCCAGAAATTAAGGGCTTTTCAACGTTTCGGCTTAATTTCtggatttttttatagtgaggCCCAGCCCAGCTCAGTAATAGAAACGACATCGCTTCCATTGTCTTGGAACGCCACTAGTCGCAACTTTGTTCTTGGGGAGAAAGAAAGCCCGGTTTCCCAATcagtctctcactctctccgcTGTCCCGTACACAAAAAGAAACCCCCAAAACACGAATCAAAGCAAATCCAAACGAGTCCGAAGCAATGAGTCGTGGAAGCGGAGGTGGCTACGATCGCCACATCACGATTTTCTCACCCGAAGGCCGCCTCTTTCAAGTGGGTACGTGCTTTGTAGTAACATCTGTATTTTCCTCcaaatttataaacttcaaatcACACACAACGCCTCTTTTGATAATTTCAaacacccattttttttttttaggtaagtGTTCTTTTGGGGGTTGTTACCGATGTAGAACTGGTTGTAGAAATGAGTTGTGATTAATTGCACTATTTGTTCCAGTCAGGTATGCAAAATGACACAGATCCATTTATATTTCAGTTGAACCTTATTTGGTTGCTGGGAAGTTAGAGGAAAATAACGGGAAATTACGATCTTGAGCCTTATTTTCGCTACTCAGATGCTGAAAACATACCTCCTGAAATTTTTAAGTTGTCCTTTAGTCTCAGTTTggtatttaatatcatatataccCCATCGATAATTCCACTGAGCATGGTTTTAGAATTGTTGATGAAACCTATTCTTTGCTAAATTACGATTTatgcatttgttttttgttatcCAATAATTTAAAGCACATTTTCTGTGAGTCATTATTGAACTGAAAAGCCATTTTTAATGGTCTGACTTAACCTTTTGTTTGGTTAACGGGATAACCAATGAAtaggaaaatagaaaaaagatattttatgtctagttttggttattcacaCCCCCGCCCGATTCtagcaataaaaaataaatcatttttcgaGGGGTGAATGccattttcttcctttgtttcAGTAGTCAGTAGTGTCCattttgtacattttcttgGCACATTATGGCGTCTAAGctcaatttgtaataatttagaACTGCGAGCCTTCAAAtgagcaaaataaaaaattgtaatctgttgtattaggatgttatattcTACTGAGTTTGtttttgaatgaatgaatagAGTATGCTTTTAAGGCTGTAAAAGCTTCTGGAATTACCTCGATTGGTGTACGAGGAAAGGACTCAGTTTGTGTGGTGACTCAGAAGAAGGTTCCGGTGAGCAACTTATACTCAATTCTACTGAGAATCCGTTTTACCTACAGTTATAATTGATGATGTGAAATTTTATACAGGACAAGCTTTTGGATCAGACGAGTGTCACGCATCTCTTTCCCATCACTAAGTATCTTGGGTTGTTGGCTACTGGCATGACTGGTGAGGCAGCAAGTTTCTATCTGAACCtttccaatttatttttatgaaagcTTGATAAAAGTCAAAACAGCCTGTATGCATTGAAATTGCAATGGAAAGAGTTCGATACGATAACATGTCTGACtatatgtacttataaaaaaaaaaaacatctgaCTATATGTTCTGTTGTtttgatttgtatttttttataagcctGTTGTTATTGAGTACATGTCTCCATTACTCTATGTTAGATATATGCAATATATTGGCATCTAgttaatgtttttatttgagaatgagaaaggATGATGATGTAATGAAATTGAAAGACGTTCCCCTTGTATCGGACCTGCTAATTACGTAGCACAATGTTTCAAAGCAAAAGTTGATGGAACTTTATTTATCCTTTTCATATTAAGAAGCACTATGTAAAGAAGTGGAATTTAATCCTCCCTAATTTTATCAGTATGAGCATATGGTTCATTTTCTCTGGTTATAATGTGAATATATGTTTTCTATGAAGTTCTCTTTCCAATGAGTCAAACAGTTACAATTTTTGGATGCCATTTTTCAGCGGATGTGAGAACCTTGGTTCAACAAGCAAGAAACGAAGCAGCTGAGTTTCGCTTCAAATATGGATATGAGATGCCTGTGGATGTATTGGCTAAGTGGTATAATCTTCTAGTTCCAGTACTCTTTAATTTGTAGCTTGCAATATGTTTTTAATTAGTCAACTACTCAACTTTATACGTATGGAGTTAGTCATCTCTACAATAAACTATATTCATTGAGTGCAGTAATTCAAATAGAATCTTGTTCGGGTAAACTGGTAACTTATGGGTTTTTAATCGAGGTTTCGAGGACAATACACCCATAATACCCCCACAACATCTGCTAGGAGTTTTCTATTGGTATTAGTTACTGCAAGGGCTCCTTTGGACATAGGCcatgtttgggaagtgagatgagttgagaacatctcatctcatttcaaaacttctcataatttctttttcaaacatcactcaaacacaaaacgctttttaatttcaaaccttcaactttttcatcaaatcattaaaactttcccaaacttccaaataaaacataaaaaacaatacaacttttttaaatttcaaaacaaaaataatactaaaaaactatattcaaacaattttttaaatttataatatttttattgagttttttctctctcattttccaaaacctaataaaacatcttaattcaaattatttcactacttttttttattggcactaggTGCCCGAGAACAACGTCCTGACTAATTCAAGGGGTACAAACCATtccactattattcacaaaattctcttctcatctcacttcccaaacatgcccagaatatttcaaaatgttgtgaatagtagtgaaatagtttgagttaagatattttattggatttttggaaatgagagagaaaaagttgaataaaaaattatatagttaaaaatttgtttgaatataattttttaatataatttttgttttgaaatttgaaaaaagttgtattgttttttgtgttttgtttgaaagtttgggaaagttactTTCTAGTAAGAGGACAAAAAGCATATGTTCATTATCATGGAGTAATGGAGGAATCAATTCTCAGCACAAAACATGAAATAATGCCATTGATTTATGAAGCGAGTATTCTCACAGGTGGAATACCGGAAGAAGAGAACATTTTTGCCAAGTAAAAACAGCCATAAATCTCCAGAAATATGTCAAAAGTCTAAGCCAGTACAAGAATCACTGACCAAGGTATTAAGACCAGACGACAACATTGCAGTCGCTCATCAAGAAAATTTAGGAAAGAAGAACAAAATCTCGCTTAAACATATCATCTTGTTTTTTGGGAATCTAAGTTTCCCAAATTtaggaagtttgggaaagttgtattgggttttgtgtttggataatgattagatgaaaaagttgaatacttgaaattgaaaagtgttttgtgtttgagtgatgtttgagaatgagattatgagaagttttgagaatatttgaaaatatctcattacccaaacaaggccttattTTTCTTCAGATTCTCAAGCACATGTAATCATGTGTTCTTCATGTCGTTCCCCTCTCTTCATGAATATTTGCATATGTTTATAGCATTGAAATCAGAAGATTGTATGTAATTCTAGGTAAGTTCAAAATGATTTTAACTAATGTTTggagttttttgtattttaggaTTGCTGACAAATCACAAGTCTATACGCAACATGCTTATATGAGACCACTCGGAGTCGGTTTGTATCTGGCTTTTCTGTGACAGTAAAAATATATACCCCTTTGATGTTATTGTCAGGAAAATTATTTGTGTAGGCCCAGGGCATGCAAGTCTCGTATAgtccattttgaaaaaagtgggacccatttgaaaaaaaatccacttttttTATGGTGAGTTCCACTTATTTTCAAAGGGACTGCATGAGACTTGCACACCCTAggcttgtatctagcattactttgTGTTAATTAAACTTAATgtaataccttttttttttacggatttgttttatatttgtcAGCTTTATTACTGATTTTTCTTCTCCCCTCGTGTGATTTCCATTTTTTGCTTTTGGCAGTCGCTATGGTTTTGGGTATTGATGATGAATATGGCCCTCGACTCTACAAATGTGACCCAGCAGGCCATTTCTTTGGTCACAAGGTATTAGCAAGTCTTCACCACCCACCCCCCCACCCTTCTCGGGTTGTTTGTTTTCCAACACTTCTCCACCTATACTTTATGCCAGCAATCATCTTGAGTACTTGTATACAACATTCTTTTTGAGGGCTGATTCAAACAGTCATAACTAACTACCACATCTCCTCCCTGATGTGTTAATGCAATTAtagactcttttttttttacaagtaaattaTCTTTACTCCTCTTTCCTATAATGCTTGAACTGTCTAACCTGACTAATATGTTATTGTATGTatctggaaaaaataaaatgaaggatCAAAAGTGTATGTAGTTTATGGCTCCACGGTCAGCAACTTTGTTTACCTTCACTCTTCATTTTATTGGTATTCAGTTGAGTTATACAAGATAATGGTAAAGGCCTTCTTTTGTTGCTTGTGATGCTTATCCAAGGAATGATCATAAAATGATTGTTAGTGTTCAATCAGCTGAACATGTATTAGATTTTGTAATCGCAAATGCGATCTATATATTAAATGCAGCATATAActtactaaaaattataaaagaaaaaatggatgcAGTCTGTTATTTGCTGTTATTTAAACACACTCTGAAAATATTGAGCAGTGTTGAGCTTGTGATGTTCACTTGTACAGTAATGGGATTGCTATATGTATGTCTATAGTGCTTTCTCATAGACATTGTTATTAGTAGCTTTATTGGAGCATTAATCAATATTACTAGTTCATCAGTATTAGATTGATTTTTAACCCAATGAGTTCTTCATGATATGCTATGATTAGGCCACAAGTGCTGGATTGAAAGAGCAGGAGGCAATTAATttcttggagaagaagatgaagaatgatCCTGCATTTACGTACGAGGAGACTGTTCAGGTGaaattacattttctttttttttttattgttgaaaaaaaaatcaggattttgaaaaattccaTATGTGCTTTCCATTCGTTATCTTATTTTTGTATTCAAATTGGGTAGAAGAAATGGTTTCTTTCGGGGACACCATTTACTTTGAATGGTCACTCGTTTGTGTTAGGTCAGTAATGATATGAATTATTGCTCTGTGCAATTTCAAATTGATTGGGAATTTCTTATATTTCCGTTCACATTGGGAAATTCTTACATTTCCTTTCATGAGAAACTCTCCTACACAGAATTGAATTTTTC
This window of the Juglans regia cultivar Chandler chromosome 12, Walnut 2.0, whole genome shotgun sequence genome carries:
- the LOC109004953 gene encoding proteasome subunit alpha type-6-like, whose translation is MSRGSGGGYDRHITIFSPEGRLFQVEYAFKAVKASGITSIGVRGKDSVCVVTQKKVPDKLLDQTSVTHLFPITKYLGLLATGMTADVRTLVQQARNEAAEFRFKYGYEMPVDVLAKWIADKSQVYTQHAYMRPLGVVAMVLGIDDEYGPRLYKCDPAGHFFGHKATSAGLKEQEAINFLEKKMKNDPAFTYEETVQTAISALQSVLQEDFKANEIEVGVVRQENPVFRVLSMEEIDEHLTAISERD